From Pedobacter indicus, a single genomic window includes:
- a CDS encoding LapA family protein — MRAKTIFIIIMTVLVTIILMNNTDTVTFWIFGDVQIPKLAILGVLFALGFLLGFLARGKRKRVEQEFTIQKSTEPAIGYGDDTSSDDDFADQNYIR, encoded by the coding sequence ATGAGAGCAAAAACCATTTTCATCATTATCATGACCGTATTGGTAACCATCATCTTAATGAACAATACGGACACCGTCACATTTTGGATCTTTGGGGATGTACAAATTCCCAAACTAGCAATCTTAGGCGTCCTGTTTGCGCTTGGCTTCTTGTTAGGTTTTCTGGCCAGGGGAAAAAGAAAGCGAGTAGAGCAGGAATTCACCATCCAGAAGAGTACGGAACCGGCTATAGGTTACGGCGATGACACGTCTTCAGATGACGATTTCGCTGATCAAAATTACATCCGCTAG
- a CDS encoding alpha/beta hydrolase yields MKKIYLILSFVLLSGVVFSAEVDTVEVYSKAMNKNIKTVTILPESYEEEADFPVLYLLHGYGGNYADWVNRAPELKALADRYSMIVVCPDGGVGSWYWDSEEDSSFQYETFVAKELIAWVDGELKTRKDRTARGITGLSMGGHGALYLAMRHQDVFGAGGSMSGGVDIRPFPLRWDMAKRLGSYAENPDRWEKHTVVNQVHLLTPGSLELLIDCGTEDFFYQVNESLHDKLLARNIPHSYIVRPGAHNWDYWTEAIHYQALFMHRYFEKATSAD; encoded by the coding sequence ATGAAAAAGATTTATCTGATACTCTCATTTGTCTTGTTGTCCGGTGTCGTGTTCTCTGCGGAAGTTGACACCGTGGAGGTCTATAGTAAGGCGATGAATAAAAACATCAAGACAGTTACGATTTTGCCAGAAAGCTATGAGGAGGAAGCCGATTTTCCGGTTTTATACCTTCTTCATGGTTATGGTGGTAATTATGCAGACTGGGTTAATCGGGCACCGGAACTAAAGGCTTTGGCGGATCGGTATTCGATGATCGTCGTTTGTCCGGATGGAGGCGTTGGTAGCTGGTATTGGGATAGTGAGGAGGATTCTTCCTTTCAGTATGAAACTTTTGTTGCGAAAGAGCTGATCGCCTGGGTAGACGGCGAATTGAAAACCCGGAAGGATCGGACAGCGCGTGGTATAACAGGTTTAAGTATGGGAGGACACGGCGCTCTTTACCTAGCGATGAGGCATCAAGATGTTTTTGGAGCAGGTGGCAGTATGTCTGGCGGGGTTGATATCCGTCCGTTTCCTCTGCGCTGGGATATGGCAAAACGACTGGGAAGTTATGCAGAAAACCCCGATCGTTGGGAGAAGCATACAGTTGTTAATCAGGTTCACCTGTTAACGCCTGGATCGTTGGAGCTGCTGATTGATTGTGGTACAGAAGATTTTTTCTATCAGGTTAATGAAAGTTTGCACGACAAGCTATTGGCTCGCAATATCCCGCATAGTTACATTGTAAGACCTGGTGCGCATAATTGGGATTATTGGACAGAAGCGATCCATTACCAAGCGCTGTTTATGCATCGTTATTTCGAAAAGGCCACGTCGGCAGATTAA
- a CDS encoding (Fe-S)-binding protein — protein MLSQIIFTILLLGAIALFTINVRKIIRNIKLGRSEDRSDRPAERLRTMLLVAFGQKKMFKRPIPALLHLFVYLGFVIINIEMLEIVIDGLAGTHRVFSGMGTFYNFLIASFEWLALAVLLGCVIFLLRRNIVRVKRFFGTEMTSWPKTDANLILIMEILLMSAFLIMNAADYKLQQLGAEHYTAAGSFPVSSFLVNMLPENISNLVLIERAAWWFHIIGVLIFLNYLVVSKHLHIILAFPNTYFSRLEPKGKFPLMESVTTEVKAMLDPSFTPPPPSEEPMRFGSKDVSDLSWKSLLDAYTCTECGRCTSVCPANITGKLLSPRKIMMDTRDRLTEVGKNIDKNGSFQPDEKSLLDNYITQEELWACTTCNACVEACPVNIDPLKIIMELRQYAVMEESQAPAPINAMFGNVENNGAPWKYSPSDRANWAKA, from the coding sequence ATGCTAAGTCAAATCATTTTTACGATTTTGCTTTTGGGGGCAATCGCTTTGTTCACCATCAATGTTCGTAAAATAATACGTAATATTAAATTAGGGAGAAGCGAAGACCGAAGCGATCGGCCTGCCGAGCGACTGAGAACGATGCTTTTGGTGGCCTTTGGTCAGAAAAAAATGTTTAAACGCCCGATTCCGGCACTCCTCCATCTTTTTGTATACCTGGGTTTTGTAATTATCAACATCGAAATGCTGGAGATCGTTATTGACGGTCTGGCAGGTACGCACCGTGTTTTCAGTGGGATGGGTACTTTTTATAATTTTCTGATCGCCAGTTTCGAGTGGCTGGCCTTAGCTGTGCTCCTCGGTTGTGTTATCTTTTTGCTCCGCCGCAATATTGTACGCGTAAAACGCTTCTTCGGAACGGAAATGACATCCTGGCCAAAAACAGACGCCAACCTGATCCTGATTATGGAAATCTTGTTGATGTCTGCTTTTCTCATCATGAATGCTGCAGATTACAAGCTGCAGCAGTTGGGCGCAGAACACTATACAGCGGCTGGCAGCTTTCCGGTAAGCAGCTTCCTTGTCAATATGCTCCCTGAAAATATCAGCAACCTTGTCCTAATCGAACGCGCCGCCTGGTGGTTCCATATTATTGGGGTTCTTATTTTTCTGAACTACCTGGTGGTTTCAAAACACCTGCATATCATATTGGCTTTCCCGAATACTTACTTTTCGAGATTAGAACCGAAAGGGAAATTCCCGTTGATGGAAAGTGTGACGACCGAAGTAAAAGCGATGCTTGACCCGAGTTTTACGCCTCCGCCCCCTTCAGAAGAACCCATGCGATTTGGGTCAAAAGACGTTAGCGACCTAAGCTGGAAAAGTCTTCTCGACGCCTATACCTGCACCGAGTGCGGACGCTGCACATCGGTTTGCCCTGCCAACATCACCGGCAAACTTCTTTCACCGCGAAAGATCATGATGGATACACGCGACCGGCTAACAGAGGTAGGTAAGAACATCGATAAGAACGGGTCCTTTCAGCCTGATGAAAAGAGCCTTCTGGACAACTATATCACCCAAGAGGAACTTTGGGCCTGTACCACCTGCAATGCCTGCGTAGAGGCATGCCCGGTTAACATTGATCCGCTGAAGATCATTATGGAGCTACGGCAATATGCTGTAATGGAGGAATCACAAGCGCCTGCACCTATCAATGCCATGTTCGGAAATGTTGAGAACAACGGTGCTCCGTGGAAGTATTCACCTTCCGACCGGGCTAACTGGGCGAAAGCATAA
- a CDS encoding (Fe-S)-binding protein translates to MTDLHIPTVAELSAKGEIPDILFWVGCMGSYDERAQRITKDICKILQHVGLKYAILGEEESCTGDPAKRAGNEFLFQMQAMMNIQVLDGYQIKKIVTACPHCFNTIKNEYPALGGHYETIHHTQLIQELIDSGKLKAEGGESFKGKRITYHDPCYLGRANGVYEAPRKALETLDADLIEMRRCKSNGLCCGAGGAQMFKEPEKGKKDINVERTEEILETKAQVVASSCPFCMTMLRDGVKHFEKEKEIDVLDIAEITARANGL, encoded by the coding sequence ATGACAGACCTACATATACCAACCGTGGCCGAACTAAGTGCGAAAGGCGAAATCCCCGACATTCTATTCTGGGTGGGGTGCATGGGAAGCTACGATGAACGAGCACAACGCATAACAAAAGACATATGCAAAATCCTGCAGCATGTAGGGTTAAAATACGCCATCCTAGGCGAAGAGGAAAGCTGCACAGGCGACCCCGCCAAGCGGGCCGGAAATGAATTTCTATTCCAGATGCAGGCCATGATGAACATCCAGGTACTTGATGGCTACCAGATCAAGAAAATCGTAACCGCCTGCCCACATTGTTTCAATACCATTAAAAACGAGTATCCGGCTTTGGGCGGACATTATGAAACAATCCATCATACCCAGCTGATCCAGGAGCTGATCGATAGCGGAAAGCTGAAAGCCGAAGGAGGAGAATCGTTTAAGGGCAAACGCATCACTTATCACGATCCTTGTTATTTAGGTCGGGCTAACGGAGTTTATGAAGCACCGAGGAAAGCACTGGAAACACTGGATGCCGATCTGATTGAAATGCGCCGCTGTAAGAGCAATGGATTATGTTGTGGGGCTGGCGGAGCTCAAATGTTTAAAGAGCCTGAGAAAGGGAAAAAAGACATCAATGTTGAGCGTACCGAAGAAATACTTGAAACAAAGGCACAGGTAGTAGCCTCTTCTTGTCCGTTCTGTATGACCATGCTTCGCGATGGAGTGAAGCATTTTGAGAAGGAAAAAGAAATCGACGTGCTCGATATAGCTGAAATTACTGCACGTGCTAATGGTTTGTAA
- a CDS encoding OmpA family protein codes for MKKNTLSVICIAVSLVLFSCSSKQMQIKDGAVVTYNGKTVEGSRSDNLTQTDRGLMMTFESDVLFPTNSSYLTEQAKQDLLRFVETVADYPNANIQVDGHTDATGTAEYNKWLSDKRATSVKDFLANSGISASRISTAGYGLEKPVATNKTKEGRQQNRRVEITILD; via the coding sequence ATGAAAAAAAATACCCTAAGCGTGATCTGTATTGCTGTTTCATTGGTGTTGTTCTCTTGTTCCAGTAAGCAGATGCAAATTAAAGACGGAGCAGTGGTAACATACAATGGTAAGACAGTAGAAGGCTCTCGATCGGATAACCTAACCCAAACAGACCGTGGTTTGATGATGACTTTTGAGTCGGATGTATTATTCCCTACAAACTCTTCTTATTTGACAGAACAAGCTAAGCAAGACTTACTGCGCTTTGTTGAAACCGTTGCGGATTATCCGAATGCCAACATCCAGGTAGATGGGCATACTGACGCTACCGGAACCGCAGAGTATAATAAATGGCTCTCAGACAAACGTGCTACCTCTGTAAAAGATTTTTTAGCTAACTCTGGTATTTCAGCCAGCCGTATCTCGACAGCAGGATATGGGTTGGAGAAACCAGTAGCTACCAATAAAACCAAGGAAGGCCGTCAACAAAACCGCCGCGTTGAGATAACCATCTTGGATTAG
- a CDS encoding NADP-dependent isocitrate dehydrogenase, with protein MSIQKIKVANPVVELDGDEMTRIIWKFIKDKLILSYLDLDIKYFDLGMEHRDATDDQVTIDAANAIKEYGVGIKCATITPDEARVEEFGLKQMWRSPNGTIRNILDGTVFREPIVIKNIPRLVPNWTAPICIGRHAFGDQYRATDFLTKGKGKLTIKFEGEDGNTQEFEVFNFKGDGVALAMYNTDESIYGFARACFNQALSKKWPLYLSTKNTILKKYDGRFKDIFEEVYQNEFKAQFDEAGITYEHRLIDDMVAAALKWNGNFVWACKNYDGDVQSDTVAQGFGSLGLMTSTLITPDGKTMEAEAAHGTVTRHYREHQKGNPTSTNPIASIFAWTRGLAFRGKLDNNQELIDFANTLEAVCIETVESGKMTKDLAVCIHGSKVEKEHYLNTEDFLAAIDENLKKRLSN; from the coding sequence ATGTCAATACAGAAAATTAAAGTAGCAAACCCAGTAGTTGAATTGGATGGTGATGAGATGACTCGCATCATCTGGAAATTTATTAAAGATAAACTGATTTTATCCTATTTGGATCTTGATATCAAGTATTTTGATTTGGGTATGGAACATCGTGACGCTACCGATGATCAGGTAACGATCGATGCAGCCAATGCAATTAAAGAATACGGTGTAGGTATCAAATGTGCAACCATCACTCCTGATGAGGCACGCGTTGAAGAATTTGGTTTAAAGCAGATGTGGCGTTCTCCGAACGGAACAATCCGTAATATTTTGGATGGTACCGTTTTCCGCGAACCGATCGTTATCAAAAACATTCCTCGCTTGGTGCCTAACTGGACTGCGCCGATCTGTATTGGTCGTCATGCATTCGGAGACCAGTACCGTGCTACTGATTTTCTTACCAAAGGGAAAGGTAAATTAACCATCAAGTTTGAAGGTGAAGACGGAAATACACAAGAATTTGAAGTGTTCAACTTTAAAGGTGATGGCGTTGCTTTGGCGATGTACAACACAGACGAAAGTATTTACGGTTTCGCACGTGCTTGCTTTAATCAAGCGTTAAGCAAAAAATGGCCTCTTTACCTTTCAACTAAAAATACCATCTTAAAGAAATACGATGGTCGTTTCAAAGATATTTTCGAGGAAGTATATCAAAACGAGTTCAAAGCTCAGTTTGACGAAGCAGGAATTACATACGAGCACCGCTTAATCGATGATATGGTTGCTGCTGCGTTGAAGTGGAACGGCAACTTCGTTTGGGCATGTAAGAACTATGACGGTGATGTACAGTCTGATACGGTAGCCCAAGGCTTTGGATCATTGGGTCTGATGACATCTACCTTGATTACTCCGGACGGTAAAACAATGGAAGCTGAAGCGGCTCATGGTACCGTTACACGTCACTACCGTGAACATCAAAAAGGTAATCCAACGTCTACAAACCCGATTGCTTCTATTTTTGCGTGGACACGTGGCTTAGCCTTCCGCGGTAAATTAGATAACAACCAAGAACTGATCGACTTTGCCAATACGCTTGAGGCGGTATGTATTGAAACTGTCGAAAGTGGTAAGATGACGAAAGACCTTGCGGTGTGTATACACGGTAGTAAAGTTGAGAAAGAACATTATTTAAATACTGAGGATTTCTTGGCTGCAATTGATGAAAATCTGAAGAAAAGATTGAGTAATTAA